The Setaria italica strain Yugu1 chromosome VIII, Setaria_italica_v2.0, whole genome shotgun sequence genome includes the window GTCACTGACAATAGGTTTAAGTGACCACGAATTGCTTGTGTCTGTGCTCATGGACGTGCGACATAACTCTAATATGCCTCTGCTTACCAATATAGTAGGGTACTTTATATGCAGTGCATACTCAGTTCCACTAACAATTTAACATTTCAAAACGTGCATAAGTCTAATATAATTGTTGCAAACTTTAATTTAACATATTTCTTTCAAACTTCGTATACTTGTTCACACATCTTACCCAATGCATATGTAGATACATACATATGTAGCAATTTATCCTTGCAGCGCCACATGTTGCAACACATTTACAAGCGCTAGTATAGACACTAACAATACTTGCTGGGCCTCTAGTAATGCGTAATGCATTGCTAAAGGGTTATTCGTCATGTGACAAGGAGATATGGTGCCGCTAGGTTTCTACTATGGGCAGCTAGGGTTCTTCCCTGGTCCTCCGTAGAATATGTAAGTGCCCCAGTTGATGCTATTGGTGCCGCTCTGCACGTTGTAGCAGTTGGGCTGCTTATTCCCCAATCCCACAACAtttggtgaattgagtttgttGAACGAATCGACCACTTGTATGTTCCTGATGTAGCTGGCCTTGCTGTACCCTTCCCCAGGGAAGTGCCCACTGCCCATGTCTGTCGAAGTTTGGCCGGCGTAAGGCGAGTACACCTCTCCGCCCCACATGACATAGGATGCACTAATTTGCAAGTACGAGAAAATGGTTGATGGCCAATAACCCAAAATATGGTTTCCTACTTGCAACCACCAGTTGCCCCCCTTTGGATCCTGCAGGCAAAAAAATTACTGGAGAGTCAGACAGGATTATGGCAAGGGGATATAGTTCAAAAGGCTAACATGAGAGATCTAGTTGCATTTGTGGAAAAATCTGTTGCGTGCATGGGAACAACTCGACTCATGAGTGAGGCCACAAACAGGCCAACGTCATCACGGTTGTAGCCTCAACTTACAATTGAACTTTTGCCTCGAGAAAGAACAAGAAGCTGGCACGCTTTCGGTGTCCATCCATGAATTTGATTTGCTATGCTCGGAATGTGAAAGATTTTTTGGTTTACCTTCCAGATTAAAATAGTTATTTCATATTGTGAGCCACCGTATCTGGATACAGGGGAGAAGCTACCACCGATGGCGATCTGATTGTTTGTTTGGATGAACCCTGAGCACTGTAGGTTATAGCAACCTGTTCTTCGATATGCATCACGCTACAATATTCCGTAGCAATAAAGAATTAGTAACTTATATGCCATTTCCTAACTTACTGATAAAGATAAAAAGGAATGTGATGCTTATCTTACAGTCCAGTATATGAAGAGTCTTGTAGATCTATCCCCGTACAACTCAGGGTAAACCTGCAATTTTGTGGAGAGAACAGACCGTTAGCCATACTGAAAGAGATTGCATGACTTAATAATATGCATTACAACATGCATAGGAATCACAAAATTTATTGCCAAGAGTTTGTCAAAATACCTATGTAGATACATTTTAATTTGGTCCTCATATGAAGTATTTCCATTAATTACTAAATGCTCTATATTCTCTTTCATCCCAACTCTTAGTTTCTCCGTTTTCGTCACACCTTGGATACATGTTTACTTAAAAGCTTAGCTTCATCGATTTCACTTCCTATTGCAGCCTTCTATAATAACTTGGTGCTATGGCTATTGCTAGTTTCGTCATTTCAAGATGTGTCGTTTCCGTTCACCTCCTATGAGCTACTGTTCTAGGCCATGATGCGGATGAAAACTCCCATTCCTTTAGTGGTAGGTGATGTGCTCGTAAAAAACTACACGTCTTTTGGTTACTTTATTAATCTAAAGATGTGCGAGCCTAGTCCTTCGAAGCTTTCATAGGGATTGGATGTGCAAGCATGCCTTCATAAAGGTGAGTATTATGTGCATCTGTGTGACTCAGGTGTTTATAGTGGGTGAGTGTACATGCATATATGTGAGTGTCTTTATCTATTCTgtgtttttgcaaaaaaattgaaCATGTGTAAACACAAGAGCTGTATATCACTGGTAGAAAAGTGAGCATTAGACCCGGTTGGAGAGACGCATAagtctcgaaaatccaaccagaactaatctttcgagactaaaggtcccgacctttagtcccggttatctCACCCAGGATTAAAGCttaccttttatcctggttggtattaccaaccgggacaaaaggcttccaaaaaaataaaaaaaaatgtgggCCATCCCCATTGTGCCTGCTCACGTCTCTACCACTAGCTACAGCTCTGCCtcaaccaccacctcctcgagctccaactccaccacagagATAATCAAATCAAGAGCATAAATAATTGACACTTCACAAATTGAAGCATGAAACATGCTCATCTTACATGACTATCACACAAGTAATAGAGCACACAACCAATCAATTCACACATGATCTGATTCACAAGTCACAACACATGAGTtcgatttgattcacaacacGTGGTGGATTCACCAGCAAAAATCACAAACAAATCATTAATAGAGGTGAATCAAATCTAGCAGCTCGCTTGGGAGCATGAGGCATGCTAGGCCGAAGCCACTTGCACTTGCACTAGGGCCGCCCGCGCCATGACGGGCCCTTGTCCACCGGTACCGCGCCGGGCCGTCGCCCCCCGGCACCGCATTGGGCAGCTCCGCCCACGCCGGGCCATCTCACAGGTAGGGagctaggaggaggaggccggggaggtggggagggagggagggagcaaacggagaggaggaggtggggaggaagggagggagcaaAGAGGGAGGAGCGCTAACTAGGAGgctggggagggagagggagcagaGGGTGGAGCGAgttgagggagaggagaggagcatataagggagagagagaagtcGGAGAGATAAATGCTGGCGTCATgaattagtcctggttggtggcttcaaccgggactaattcattttattCCAGCTGGTAGCTCCAACCGAGATTAAAAGCTCCACTTTTGTCTCAGATGGAaccaccaaccggaactaaaagggCTCTGAGTTATTACCAAttttagacccgggactaatacctctttagtcccgggtccgaTTCGTTCTGAGATTTTTGTCAAGGATCAAAAGTGGTTTCTCTAGCTCTGTAGCAAATCTACTTGCCCTTCGCCCCTGGTAATAATGCTGCTAGAACAACTCATGAAAGAATCTTTTTTAGGTAATTCCTACTCGTCGTAGCTGTGGCTCTTTCAGCATCACATATACCATGGAGGCTGAAAGTCAGCGTTTCACAGAACATTTATGAAGGTGGGTTAATGTTTCCCTTGGAGGTCTAACCTGCCATCCTGCTTCAATTGTATTGAGGTCGTTGCCGCTATAGGAACCCCCAGAGATCCAGAGCTGGGCCAAGCTGAAATCTTTGGCCCTCCCAATAGTTGGTTCCCACAGATTGATGCTGGTTTTGGTTCCATAGTACCTAGCCTTCGGTGTATACGCTATGGCGTGCTGCTCAATGAGAGAGCAAACGAAGTTAAATgataaattttaaaataataattgTACAATGGTGATTCTTGAATAGGTGTTGTACCTGGTGGCCAATCGTCACATTGAGCTTGTTAGGGTCATCAATAACGGAAAAGAAGTTCGGTATGCTCCTTGGCCTCTTCTTCCCATACCTCTTGATAGAGCTAGCCCTCAGGACATCCTCCTCCTTGGTCCTTCGGATTGGTATTGTGTTTGGAGGGCAGCATTTGCCATTCTGATGCCATGTTTGGGTGATTGAATGTGGTGCGATGTTGGAATCATCGCTCAGGCCTTCTGGGTGGTAAGAAGGCCGCATCTGGAAGGTGACGATGCACGCAATGTGTTTATGTGGTGTTGGGGGGAACTGCAGCTAGTCGATCTGCACCCAACAATGAAATGAAAAGGGCAATGGTGCAGCTGAGAGGAACCTGGATAGTATGGTTCTTGAGGAGTGGATGATCGAATGCAGGCTGTTTGGAGATGGGCACACAGTCTATGATATCTCCATCTGCACTCTGTTGTTTTCATAGAATCAGTACTCGCAATAAAAGTAGAAAAGAAGAGAGGATTATGCATACATTAGGACTGGAATGAATCCGAAGGTCATATGAAAATTTTCAGTTGCAAAAAGTAAGTAAATATATGTGGATCATTTTTGTAATATAGTGTACTGCACGCAAATCATGAAGCTGCTGAATGACAACACAAGAGAATGAAGAGTACCTCAATGCTTGCGAGAGGATCCTTGTTGAGCCTCTTGAGGAGGCTTcgcacctgccgccgccgctgctccgacGTCCCGGCAGCGCCCCCCGCTGCCGCCACAACTGCGAGAGCCACGACGAGCGCGATCAAGCACGCTCGCGTCACTGCCATTGTAAGATCCTGTTGTTATCTCGGTTTCTCTTCAGCATGAGCTTTTAAAAGGTAAGAGATGTACGTCTCGGCCGGCCTGGCTCTGGCGTACGTCAGAGTATTTGTTTTAGGGATATGGACTGAAACAAAGTTATCTTAGCTACTACCTTCTATAATCAAGATGTATATTATATATGTGGCGTCAGAGTATTGTTTTTTCATACGCTTTGACATAAGAAGAAGATGCTTCGAAAGTTGCTAGCATGTTCGCGGAACCACGGATGGATTGGTAAGAGCTGCTCTCCTTCTGACATGAATTGACATTTGCCAGCACCTGATGCCGAGGTTTCATGCCGTCGAGGTGCTTTTGTATATTGTCACCAAGGTATTGAGGTGCTGTGTTTTAAAAAGCTTTCTACTCCATGGATTTTTAAAGTATATACGTGAGCTCAGAAAACAAAATCAGCAAACTGATTCCAAGAGTTGACAAACTCCATGGACAGACGTTGATTATGTCACTTAACTATCTAGCCACCAATCGGTTAGTTGCTATAGTTGACCTTGAATTTGTAAAGATGCAAATGCAGAGACATTATCCATTTATATAGACGATTGTACATCCAAGTAGATATATAATGTGGGTGCAGACATTACCCAACTAGTAAATGTCTTAGTCGTCCGTCGATCTATGGTTAATTGCGTTGCAACAGTATCCCGCGTATAGGCACTATTCAGTCAATGTCACAGAAATTTCAAAGCTCTAATTCGCTCCTTTCGGCAGATAATCGACCACATCCTTCCCTTTGATTGCGTGATTATCGGGTGTAGACTTACTCCAAATCTTTTGTTAAGTGATTATTTGCTGCTAACGATTATTCAACTTCGAGGGTAAATACTTAAATTAATCGTAGCGTATATTTAACTTCAAGCAATGTGATGCCAACAAATAATTAAGCCAATCTGTTAGGTGCTGATTACGAGGACATACTTGGTCCAAGTCTTTTTAGTGAAAGATCACAACTTTTGAATGTTCAACTGACATTTTTTAACATGTTAACTTTTGAATCGTCAGTCTCTCAAATGATTTGGAAGTTTGACTTGAGACGGTTGTTGGGATGCAATCTCAAAGAGACTCGTGCTCAAAAGATGGAATGGGAAAAACACTTGCCATCTCTGGAAAATCATCCCTCCCTTTACAACGGGGTAGgactccccttttatagtgactcgGAGGTCATTTTACATACCGTGAATACCCTTTCTCACCTACTACATTACTGGAATATGTTGTACATAAAGGTCTTTGGGGTAACGTGTACAAATTAAACTCTCCTGCAGAGTCACGTATCTCACGTCTCCTTGTAGTCACGCCTCCTTGTAGTCATGCTTATCACGTTTTTATGTAGTCATGCTTCTCACACCTTCGAGACTTTAACCACGAGGCTTCTTGTTTTCGTCTAAGTCTTCAGCTTCAGAACCTTATTAGCTTCGCATTGAGGAGACTCCTTAGCCTCATGTCTTCAACCTTAACGCGCATAGCTCAGTCTAGACCTTGAGTAGAAAACATAACAAAAAACACAGTGCTTGAGATTAGCTTCGAGCGTTCAAGGGCAAGTTAATTCATATCTTAGCCATCAGCAAATAATGTTTAGCCTCGAAGTCGAAATGACAAAGAAGATGCAAGGTTAACGTAGTTTACACGCTTATTTAGAACCTGCAAGGTTAAGTAAGTTTTGTCCACTGATCTTGATCTTGTGAGGTTAGCTAGTTTTTGCTAATGAACACCGCTCAAGGTTGATCAATTTTTGGATGATCCCCAACAATAGCCCCTCGTGGGTGAGGGTCGACTCTGACGTGCTAAACCCGCGACAAAGGATCACTCTACCAAAAAACATCACCCTCGAGCATCGGAGAAGAGATGAGCCAATAGTTAACTTTTGTGACCTACGTGCCAACTTCCAATTGATTGATGGTTCGTTTTCAGCTTGAGGTTCAAGGCTCCCTTTCATGCGGGTCGCTTTCAGATTGCCTTTGCGTTTTGCTGCTATACTATGCACCGTCAACTGAGCTTTTTAAGATTCATGCTTGCTTTGTTGTTTTCCTCGAGCTTCAAGGCCTCGAAGGTACTGTTGTTGTTCATGTTTTTTATTCTTGCTTAACTTCATTTTGttattgttggcgctagaaatcggtcaaccgaatccccagcgtctgacacacgacccgggagaatctgcttaactcctgttcgggtgattgccctggtgtggttcgcgcggcgtgccagccaatctgacctgttgattggcaaggaagaatacgtgtcaggtccagaaatcacgatcggctaagtttccgatctcgagagagcttatcagcgaatcggccgatttgccgtaataaagaaatcggctataaggcagccgatcactgtagccttgtagacagaaaactactggagtaatcgacacaatgctataataacaacactaggaatagatccaATCGGCAATATGTAAAATAAGCGAATTCAATAGCAAAacataaagaaagccgaaaccaccaattcctagctggataactggtgataaaactagaaagacaggtaaaacctatgattctagtaaatatcgataactagtgaataaatctaaacaaaacaacagcgatacgcctggagttaaagcttagaatttactcggtaaacggaacttacaagatcggccggagatcaagttgatgcagccctgccaacccgtatgaactcgtgaaaaaggagaaagtatttggcgaaatcgcctgctcgaaagtaagtgcgaggaaaaagtagttggttgtattgatttgttgatgattacagatttacaaaggtagctatttatagccccgtacagatgactccttaactgactagaattctatccctaattcaaatagaaaacgaatatttacaagcacgattcgtgctaggttggttattatacgcttcatgggctgatttcccccttatccttttattcttttccaagcccttaccggcccaattatcccaacctcctaatcggccgattccttatcggcaaaaggcaaccgattgggaacccggtGCAttcgatccgaaccccaagggttaagcgaggcagaagtcatcggccgatctcgtactgtagcaccattcgaccgattcccaactgtacttttccaatttcctctctTCCttgcgccgattctactagtgacgaaatctggcgtcaacacaatggcccccagtttcggagtaaaaacatagtcttttacttcaaaattcttttcaacttctcctccgaaacagccgcaatgaaaatatccttccgttttgcggtcttccagctgatgattgcaatcttttcgaaacgggcgcccacgacaaccactactccctaaaaactcgaaacgccggcacggtaaaaattccatttttacccctcttcaggcaccctttaaatagcggttcaccccgcacttcaccttcaagctcacgtctttcttcctcagcgcgcgcgccttcttcttccctcagcACTTTTCCCTTGTCGCCGAAGCTTCccagcgccatcctcctgttgcttcttctcttcccctccaatggcggctccttcagGCAGTTCTCCAGCGCGCGATGCTCCGGAAATAGCACCCCCGGCGGTAGTGGCGACAGCAGTTGCTCCGtcatcagaagaaggagcttcatcggagatcccaatggcgatccccatcgcggcctcatcctccgcagctgcaccggcggtcacgccgactaCTAGGAACTTCATctcagaggttattaccgaatccttcctctatcggcaatgcatttactcttagatctgtttcttacttttgcacccccctctttcctttttaggcaatTAGACACCGCATCACCATCCATCTTACTGGAAATCCTGGCCTTATttgcctcggacccatggggaacccagatccaatagagctcatcaatctagaaacccacagaatccgcttcaaacaatccaccatgaacctggatcactggttgggcacttttagatcttggccgaatgaaaccccagattggagggaatggtaccaacggatagccgagcCGAAGAGGGTCttatgggacgagctcaaaatcggccagtgtatcaacctgtctttgtcccagatggagaaaaatgaaccgttggtaatagcggcctcttacttttggtctgatgccctcaatgctttcttgtttgggcatggacctatgactcccacattggccgatgtggttctacTGACCGACCTTGAtatttcctccccggacacacctttccgcctcttagccgcaacgtcacatcggctggacacaagaggaatcggcagGTGGAAAGGATTtattagatgcaacaaaagagccaggtctgttgagaatagggagcacacagcctttttaatgatgtggttagaaaaacatttcttctgcggaagagcagccggcccatcaaccaacacccaggctttagccgaagcactatcagGAAGGACCcctgttccccttgggaaacacttactaggggcggcgtaccacatgctccaccaaatcggcatcaaactatccaagggggagccgatcggaaatccaggcggaccctggtggttcatcaatttatggctgaacctttatatgagcaagatcactcagcagagggtggaccatatgatgttccccaacattgaatcggcagaagatcctaccgaTCATCTCCGATGCACCTCCTatggcgaagcggcatcggcctttccaggttgcacatactctgctacaaaagtggctgagtacttccgatgcttttacaatggCTTTAAtaaagatgcaaccgtctggtttccttatcagcgggatgacccaatctttgaagtcccaacctgcttcgactcaaccactggccgattcgacgaagaactcaccgatgagttaatcaagccaggaatcctgccagccaacttcttctcagggaaggatgcccccacgtacgagttctacaatccctctattgcagcacgccaactcggcatgggtcagctgccgattcaagtatatttcgctggccgagtcaagttcagagatgggctcacaacaggTCTAGACTACAGTTGGGTATGAGACCGGATCCCGGACTCCAACACTATTgatctgaacaactggatagtagcccccttcgctgtccagccattcaaactttggtgggccgaatggaaacaattcctcttctgcaattcgacatcggcatactgcaacctcctggatccagccaacatcgacccgaatgccgaggtattttccttagccgattttttgTCCTTTTTTCAACGCGAATGAACACTAatattttactatttcttcaggctgagaatcgtactcctccaacacacagccggagtggtcggctaatagagggtcatcatccatacacctcctaccctctcatcggctatgacgctccatccgtggacgtgattgctggccgatcaaaacaaaCTCAGAAGAgagtcaccaagaagaccagccgccgagtccgagcccgtatagaatcggcggatcctcccatgctcgtatcggcagagactccggccgcgccaccccctcaGGCCACCAGAGACATTGACACTCAAGTCATCGCACAAgccggggcagccgccgcgtcattgttgttagaggccattcaggtaaacttaTATTTTAATCCTCCCGATTGTTGTtttgatattaacccttcttatcttagagTGCACAGAATACTCctatggacacacaacaatcggcagcagcccaatcggccgtcgacgcgcccccgcttccatctgTCAAGGTACAACACTatttcaccgattcccctagtattCGCATAATATACTTActcaaccttctgacacaggtcattggtacgccaagcgctcctcaaccactggtccTCTCTcggggagctggtccaagcaccgcgccgatcatcgtggagtcttcctcttctgatgaacctaTGGTACAGGCCCCTGAGCAGGGAACAACGGCTTCCCGAACGCAACTTGAAgagattcgcttcaaagtggtaagacATCTTTCAAGCTTTATTTGGCCGATTCgctatcaccatcagccgatttattttttcttccttattatttccaggaacaggacactcctgacaatagcctcttctctttcgcggtcgccctTTCTAACaacgaagaagtcgcttcccgccaagtcgccttgagttccatccctgacgacgtccgagccaagcttactagtatccgatcccttcttcaaggggacatcggccgactagtagaagatgcttcaccgattcggcagcttttcggtgacgtcagcggacgagtgccagaagaagcggaggaagccttggcgccggctgcaTTCATCGAGcccatgaggatcccggtcttcagagcccttcgtcacatggctgATCGCGctaagctggccaagactcgtgaagaggaggacgcattcaaacgtcaagctcaagaggtgcaccagcgtatccattttctggaggactcccgcccagggatcgtcggtgagatagaccgcctcaaatgTCGAagggcagaacttgccaaggaaatggagcaggtgaccaaggcaatcagcgctgaagagaaaaggctccaagaactcccttccgtcattgccgatttgaaacaggagaggcagcacttggcccatgaagccctgaagctccaccgtagTGCATCAGaggtccccggatcggcggatgaagaccaacgggtcctggactctgccgatcagatccggcgttgggcgattgcggctatcgataccctcctgggtaatctgtaaagcactgactattttgtacgaacatttaataactgctttgaccgtccttcgcgacgcccttttTATTTATTGCTCTTCTTACTTTCGATGGGGACGCacccttaccaaatttccacgcctctttctcttataaataccggcctagaCTTCCCCTTCCGAAAGCATCCGTTTGGCTTCGGTCTTATTTTCTCAATCTGTTCttatccagcgtttccgtccatgaagctgataatCTTGTGCCCCACGGTAGTGTCGATCAGCACAttggccgttggcatggggtaaccatccatcggtgtggcctgattaagattcctgaaatcaacgcaaacgcgtagctttccgttcttcttgtacactggtacaatgttggagatccactcggcataacggcattaccgaataaattttgcttcgattagctgagttatttcagcttttatgtctggtagaatcttaggattgcagcgtcgtgcaggctgttggtacggccgataccctggttttatgggtagccgatgttcaac containing:
- the LOC101785467 gene encoding uncharacterized protein LOC101785467 isoform X1 produces the protein MAVTRACLIALVVALAVVAAAGGAAGTSEQRRRQVRSLLKRLNKDPLASIESADGDIIDCVPISKQPAFDHPLLKNHTIQMRPSYHPEGLSDDSNIAPHSITQTWHQNGKCCPPNTIPIRRTKEEDVLRASSIKRYGKKRPRSIPNFFSVIDDPNKLNVTIGHQHAIAYTPKARYYGTKTSINLWEPTIGRAKDFSLAQLWISGGSYSGNDLNTIEAGWQVYPELYGDRSTRLFIYWTRDAYRRTGCYNLQCSGFIQTNNQIAIGGSFSPVSRYGGSQYEITILIWKVNQKIFHIPSIANQIHGWTPKACQLLVLSRGKSSIDPKGGNWWLQVGNHILGYWPSTIFSYLQISASYVMWGGEVYSPYAGQTSTDMGSGHFPGEGYSKASYIRNIQVVDSFNKLNSPNVVGLGNKQPNCYNVQSGTNSINWGTYIFYGGPGKNPSCP
- the LOC101785467 gene encoding uncharacterized protein LOC101785467 isoform X2, translating into MAVTRACLIALVVALAVVAAAGGAAGTSEQRRRQVRSLLKRLNKDPLASIESADGDIIDCVPISKQPAFDHPLLKNHTIQMRPSYHPEGLSDDSNIAPHSITQTWHQNGKCCPPNTIPIRRTKEEDVLRASSIKRYGKKRPRSIPNFFSVIDDPNKLNVTIGHQHAIAYTPKARYYGTKTSINLWEPTIGRAKDFSLAQLWISGGSYSGNDLNTIEAGWQVYPELYGDRSTRLFIYWTRDAYRRTGCYNLQCSGFIQTNNQIAIGGSFSPVSRYGGSQYEITILIWKDPKGGNWWLQVGNHILGYWPSTIFSYLQISASYVMWGGEVYSPYAGQTSTDMGSGHFPGEGYSKASYIRNIQVVDSFNKLNSPNVVGLGNKQPNCYNVQSGTNSINWGTYIFYGGPGKNPSCP